The following proteins come from a genomic window of Coffea arabica cultivar ET-39 chromosome 11c, Coffea Arabica ET-39 HiFi, whole genome shotgun sequence:
- the LOC140016846 gene encoding uncharacterized protein yields MGFRRKRMAGLRIWQLLSLRTCCHSLARSGTALGVYIYVVGPDPKIPRSFSFSDFRPINLYNFVNKIISKLLARRLESVLPKIISPQQSVFVMRRFGFGEQWLDMVWRLILLCHFLVLVNGKPCGFFRSSQGLRQGDPLSLILFIIAAEVLSRRLSELPGDSRFVPFFVTRDSPALAHLAYADDIIIFCNGDKRSLRRVITQVTGFSPKSLPVNYLGCRLFGGRRVKALFADLLNKVSQWIASWHGRWLSMSARALLIKHVLSSMPIHIVAVLEPLRRDVSDLELMFTRRGQSLWAHFMRARYFESLHPNQGPFSAQVSASCKRMLGVRSTMEHWLKWDLSREEVAFWWDNWSVLGPLAWRYPELALDAKVSDFLREGRWDYLALASLPSVIGGGGSGILFLLWLGSGQPSLVIGSLGGFLRELETLEHVFSTGQLANGTWAFFERSLGFSTPILTARNMSKFEGHKLSGAQVWALIVNELRMLIRVHFPGIVALPCQWEVLLEVLTAARRVLTAKVVRWVFSMGGYFKLNTDGCATAEAHNFLLGLHLGRQVGISRLIVESDYLVLINCLRGGWGVPAAIRPVVRAIRPVTSGCHQFSHCFREGNTVADSLATYGAASCSRSLFTAASQLPPHTRGLLSLDMQNFCNFRFSLRRKRIMSCSLVTDYKAVLSPQGFGLVVEVAEDRASGPWFEPCCQQVAEGGE; encoded by the exons ATGGGGTTTAGACGGAAGAGGATGGCAGGATTGAGGATATGGCAACTGCTTTCTTTGAGGACATGTTGTCACAGCCTGGCCAG GAGCGGAACTGCCCTGGGGGTATACATCTACGTGGTTGGCCCAGATCCCAAGATTCCTAGGTCGTTCTCTTTCTCAGATTTTCGCCCAATCAACCTATATAATTTTGTCAACAAGATCATATCCAAGCTGTTGGCGAGGCGCTTGGAAAGTGTGTTGCCGAAGATAATATCGCCGCAGCAGAGTGTCTTT GTCATGAGACGGTTTGGTTTTGGGGAGCAATGGCTTGACATGGTTTGGAGGCTAATCTTGTTGTGTcattttttggttttggttaaTGGGAAGCCATGTGGATTTTTTCGGTCTTCTCAGGGTTTACGTCAAGGGGACCCGTTATCACTGATTTTATTTATCATTGCGGCGGAGGTGTTGTCTAGGCGCTTGAGTGAGTTACCGGGTGATTCGAGATTTGTCCCGTTCTTTGTAACGCGGGACTCTCCGGCGCTGGCACATCTTGCCTATGCTGATGACATTATCATCTTCTGCAATGGTGATAAGCGGTCCTTGAG AAGGGTGATTACGCAAGTCACTGGGTTCTCTCCTAAAAGTTTACCAGTGAATTACTTGGGATGCCGGTTATTTGGGGGGAGACGAGTGAAAGCCTTATTCGCTGATTTACTGAATAAAGTCTCTCAATGGATTGCTTCCTGGCATGGTCGGTGGTTATCAATGAGTGCTCGGGCTTTACTTATTAAGCATGTACTGTCGTCCATGCCGATTCATATTGTGGCAGTTTTAGAGCCCTTAAGGAGGGATGTCTCCGACCTAGAGCTGATGTTTACGAG ACGTGGCCAATCTCTTTGGGCGCATTTCATGAGGGCCAGGTATTTTGAGTCCCTGCATCCGAATCAAGGCCCTTTCTCTGCTCAGGTGTCTGCTAGTTGCAAACGTATGCTTGGGGTCCGCTCAACCATGGAGCATTGGTTGAAGTGGGACCTCTCGAGGGAGGAGGTGGCTTTCTGGTGGGATAATTGGAGTGTGTTGGGCCCTTTGGCATGGAGGTATCCAGAGTTGGCGCTAGATGCGAAGGTTTCAGATTTTTTACGTGAAGGGAGATGGGACTACCTAGCTTTGGCATCATTGCCCTCGGTAATAGGGGGAGGCGGCTCAGGGATCCTTTTTCTGCTTTGGCTTGGATCCGGACAACCTAGTTTGGTTATTGGATCCCTCGGGGGTTTTCTCCGCGAG TTAGAGACGCTGGAACATGTGTTCTCTACTGGTCAATTGGCCAATGGGACATGGGCGTTCTTTGAGCGTTCACTTGGGTTCTCTACCCCAATTCTCACG GCTAGGAATATGTCCAAGTTCGAGGGTCACAAGTTATCTGGCGCTCAGGTTTGGGCACTCATCGTTAACGAATTGCGAATGTTAATCCGAGTCCATTTTCCGGGCATTGTGGCTTTGCCTTGCCAATGGGAGGTACTTCTGGAGGTTTTGACTGCGGCCCGGAGGGTCTTAACAGCTAAGGTGGTTAGGTGGGTCTTCTCTATGGGAGGTTATTTTAAGTTAAACACTGATGGCTGTGCTACG GCGGAGGCGCATAACTTCCTCTTAGGGCTCCACTTGGGGCGCCAGGTAGGGATTTCCCGTCTAATCGTTGAATCTGACTACCTAGTTTTGATTAACTGTTTAAGGGGGGGATGGGGGGTCCCCGCTGCTATTCGACCAGTTGTTCGCGCTATTCGGCCGGTTACATCAGGTTGTCACCAATTCAGTCATTGCTTCCGGGAGGGGAACACGGTGGCGGATTCGCTAGCAACATATGGTGCCGCGTCTTGCTCTCGCTCACTGTTCACTGCGGCCTCGCAGTTGCCACCTCATACTAGGGGGCTTTTGTCTTTAGATATGCagaatttttgtaattttcgATTTTCTCTTAGGAG AAAGCGAATAATGAGTTGTTCATTAGTAACCGACTACAAAGCGGTGTTGAGCCCTCAGGGGTTTGGTCTGGTGGTTGAGGTTGCTGAAGATAGAGCCTCAGGTCCCTGGTTCGAACCTTGCTGCCAGCAAGTTGCTGAGGGTGGTGAATAG